The genomic window caacggccgggattagcccacgtatcctctgggtagctcccgaacacccgttcgggagtgagctaacgtgagaaggcgaagcattccaggatagctggttgtgcgctgggtttgggacccgccacttaaaaatccccccaatgaaaagaattacaaagcctcggatgagaactgcctttactgatgacgacccctgcaaacgaaataaggaatatgatttgagggcatgcacctggaatgtccggtcccttaatggggaaggtgcctctgcccggctggttgatgtcctcgtgagagtaaaggctgacatcactgccatccaagagatgcgatggacggggcaaggtaagaaaactataggaccttgcgacgtctactacagctgccatgtaaaggagcgcaaattcggtgtcggatttgttgtgggagagagacttcgtcgccaagtactgtcgttcactccggtggacgagcgtctcgcaataatccgcatcaaagcgcgattttttaacatctcgctaatttgcgcccacgccccgacggaagagaaggacgatgcgaccaaagattccttctatgagcgcttggaacgttcctatgagcgctgcccccgccacgacataaaaatcgtgcttggcgacttcaacgccagggtgggcaaggagggaatttttggtcccacagtcggaaaattcagtctgcacaacgaaacatccggtaacggacagaggctgatcgacttcgccggggcccgaaacatggtagtctgcagcaccagattccagcataaaaagatacaccaagctacctggctgtctcctgatcgaaaaacgcgaaaccagatcgatcatgttgtgatagatggcagacacgcttctagtgtattagatgtacgtacgatccgagggcccaacatcgactcggatcattaccttgctgcagccaagctgcgcacccgcctctgtgcagcaaaaaacgtacatctacctacgcaaagaatgttcgacatcgaaaagctgcaatcacaacagacagccagaagattcgccactcgactctcactcctgctctcggagagcactgcccaacaaaccggcatgcgcgagcaatggagcaacatttctcgttcactacgtaccgccgccgaagaagaaatcggattccggcgagcccgaaaaaacaattggtacgacgaggaatgtcatgctgccgcagaaagaaaggatgccgcctatagagccacgctgcgatcgggcgcaacgcgagccatgtgggatcgctacagagagctgaaaaaggaagagagacgtattatccgacagaagaaacgagaggccgaaatacgtgagtgcgaggagcttgagatgctggccaacaggaacaacgcccgaaaattttaccagaaagttcggcggcttacagaaggtttcaagaccggggcgttttcctgtaagaacaaagacggcgatctggtgactgacgtacagagcaatcttaaattatggagggaacacttctcgaacctgttaaacggtgacagctgcgcatgtcatagagaatgtgaagatcccgataccccaatcgttgacgacggaattgtcgttccgttacccgaccatgacgaggtgagaatagcaatatcacggctaaaaaacaacaaagccgcgggcgccgacggactgccggctgagctattcaaacatggcggcgaggagctggtaaggtgcatgcatcagctcctatgcaaaatatggtcggatgaaagcatgcctgccgattggaatttaagtgtgctctgcccaatccataagaagggcgatcctgcaatttgtgccaattaccgcgggattagtcttctaaatatcgcctataaggttctagcgagcgtattgtgtgaaaggctgaagcccaccgtcaaccaactgattggaccttatcagtgtggcttcagacctggaaagtccaccattgaccaaatattctcaatacgccaaatcctggaaaagacccatgaaaggagaatcgacacacaccatcttttcgtcgacttcaaagctgcattcgacagtacggaaaggagttacctgtatgccgctatgtctgaatttggtatccccgcaaaactaatacggctatgtaagatgacgttgctcaacaccagcagcgccgtcagaattgggaaggacctctccgagccgtttgataccaaactaggtttcagacagggtgattcgctgtcgtgtgacttctttaacctgatgttggagagcatcgtacgagccgcagaacttaatcgctcaggcacaattttttataagagcgtacaattgctggcgtatgccgatgatattgacatcatcggcattaacaaccgcgctgttagttctgccttctccaaactggataaagaggcaaagcgaatgggtttggtggtgaacgaggacaaaacgaagtacctcctgtcttcaaacaaacagtcggcgcactcgcgtatcggcacccacgtcactgttgacagttataattttgaggttgtaaaagacttcgtgtatttaggaaccagcattaacaccgataacaatgtcagccttgaaatccaacgtagaatctctcttgccaacaagtgctactttggactaagtaggcaactgagcagtaaagtcctctctcgacgaacaaaactaacactctacaagactctcatcatgcccgtcctaacgtatggcgcagaagcttggacgatgacaacatccgatgaagcgacgcttggagtgttcgagagaaagattctgcgtaagatttttggacctttgcacgttggcaatggcgaatatcgtagacgatggaacgatgagctgtatgagctttacgacgacatagacatagcgcagcgaataaagatccagcttctacgttggctgggtcatgtcgtccgaatggatacaaacgctccggctttgaaagtattcgatgcggtaccagctggtggtagcagaggaagagggcggcctcctctgcgttggaaagatcaggtggagaaggacttggcttcacttggtgtgtccaactggcgccggttagcacgagaaagaaacgactggcgcgctttgttaatctcggccaaaatcgcgtaagcggttatcgcgccaattaagaagaagaatcgttcggctaatcaaaatagtgaattttcacaaaatggcagcttttaaaagaaatgatttcgatttttacgttaaaatttggccgtaaattgattataaaatggaaaataagtatcagatttacaaaaggaacgattaattactagaaaatgtatctttaaagattgaattaaaacggttgaccgatcaaacaagccgttttcaagatatcgtgtacaccgacttgaaaaatgccgttttgaaaaaaacacgtttaaagtttcaatacctaccttaaaacgtgccgaggcatctctacatatttaggtataactccgagggtattgcttagatctacttcaaatttcgtgcgtatacttttgaatatatgtacattacaaaaatgcaataaaaactcgatttttttgtaagtcataactgcgtataaccccttaaatacttTAGTATTTAGTAATCTATTCTCTATTTAGTCTTTTATttcgcaaaataaatttgactcaactttgatttatttaaacataATCAGTTTTAATGATTCATTGtttgttttatacaaaattaatgaatttaaatttaagtaaaatagtttaaaatgtAGTACCTTCAACAATCCCATTtttaagttttcgttttttcacctcctataaattttttacatacgTGGTGAGTGTATTACGACTTTCATTCACTTCATTTAGCCTATTTATTTCGTTCAATTTGTACATTTTATACGCATAGTTGCCGTTGCCAATGAACGTTAGAAAAAAGAACAGATGATAACAATACTCGAAGGTGTTTAGATGTGTCGAGGAAGATGAAAAAAATAGAGCATGAAGAACAAATGTGCAAGAATGGAATTTAGCTAAGGTGCAAAAGAAAATGAGTTATGCAtattaagtaatattttgagaattaaaattttctataaactTGGCACAGCTCGTGATATATGGAGTtcgtgtttgtttgttttctgaAACGTTCACTAATCAACATAAtcaataattttacaataagaAAACTAACTTTAAATCTATATCAAACTGTAAGTGTATATATTCAAAAACTGAAAATCGCGTTTCAGTTTCTACAAGGTGCCGCAATCAACTTTGTAGCAAATACTTTTGCCattcttcaatttaaattatatttaaatcaaGTTTTGCAAAcctaatttgatttttaaattttaataaactcaattttttctaaGCAGAAATGTTTAATTCTttgcattgaaaaaataataatcatcatCCTCGACCGCCACACATTCCACGCTATCGGCACCGCCTACACCACCATCGCTAACCGCCGCATTCTCCAGACTTCATCCAGTTACCTCTTCGCTCGCGAAATCCAGTTTAACCACATCAGCAGGAAGGCATTCCTCTTCGTGCTCCTGCGTGTTGATACGATTTAAAGTCATCATCACATCTGGCCCTGATTTCAGAGCTATGGAGGTGGTTGTTTGGGGCGCTGTAGTTGTCGCTGTTACACCACTTGCCACCGCCGTCTGTACTACGCCTGCAGCAGGAACCATCACTGTCGTTGGCGCAATAGCGGTTATGGCAGTCGCGCTGCTGCCCACAACTAAAGCTTGCTGGGTCGTTGTTTGTTGatgatgctgctgctgttgcgacGACTGTTGTTGCTGCATCGATTGCACCACCGGCTGTGTTGCCGCTTGCAAGACGACATTCTCTGTGACCGTGGCCATGGTAGGCGCTGCCGATACGGCTAGCAAcgctttttgttgctgttgtagttgttgaAATTGCTGCAGCGTCACTGTGGTCGTCTGTGGTTGTTGTATGATTTGTGTTGCGGCGCTGGTTTGTTGTATGATAATTTGTTTCGGTGATGTTTGCAACGATTGTGGCACGGTAAGTGTCGGTTGTGAATGCTGCTGCTGTGACACTTGTGCACCTTGCACCGGCAGTATGCGTTGCACATGTTGTATGTGCACCGTTTGCGGTGTGGTTGCTTGCGTTTGTGGCTGatggtgttgctgttgttgttgttgctgcgttATTACATTCACAGTTTGGTGTTGCTGTTGTATTGCATTCAATTGTATTGTTTGCTGCTTGACATGTGTCTGTTGCGTGGGCACTTGTTGCACCGTTTGTATGACATGTTGCACTTGCTGCACAGGCACCTGTTTCGCTGGTATGCCAGCATCTTCGAAAGCTTTCTTCTTAAGCGCTTGTCGTATTTGAGAGCTGTCGAACAAAGAAGAACAAGAGATGGAATTATTTCTTTGCATACATGCGTGGATGTCCTCTCGCTACATCTTTACAGCCAAAAGGCTTTttgcaaaatgatttttttactatttttctttcaaacttACACCGTCCGATTTTTAATGCTCAAACTTATTTTATTCAGATCGTCCGAAAAACGTATTATTGACGAATGTAGCATATTTATCTCCTCATCAGTCCACTTCCTTCTCGAAGTgacaaagtgaaaataaaaagtcCGTGCGTTGCGTTATTGGTGGCAATGGAAGATGGACATGGAATATAGCGAGAGAACaaatttaatgttgaaaaattaaaattagtataAACGATAGAATGTGTttgcttattaaattaaattcataaaactCAAATACATTGAAGAGCAAAATACTAATTTGGCTctagtatcgggtgttttttaagagcttgagaacttaaagtgCTAATACAAAACGGAATAATCGTTggaatctggtagataatttgatattatttttttaaatatgatattctttcacaatagatcagctctggtcgcagtgcgtaatggccttctaataataataaatatgatatTCGGCAAGTGTCCGCCGAGGTTACGGGTTATAGGGTCCATTCGAACGgtctaatttttgactactttttccaataaatctggccgtatggcgtcaatggtggctggAATATAGTGAATGAAATATCTCAGTTGTTAAGCGCGCTGCATGGCAAGTTGGGTCGTcttattggaaccaaatgtcgtcgaagtGCGGCTGATTGTGTTTCTGAAACAAAAATGCTATGCTGACTGGCTCGATAGCAGGATGGCTCGAAAAAATAAGGGCCATTTATATTGGCCTTTCTTATGCACAGTACCTTAGAAATAagaaccgatgatgccgcccGTGCTCTATGAGCATTGCGgacagattttttccaaagtaaagTTCTagaatttggaagcgttgttttcACGTTAAACTATTCATTACGAAACACAAATGTcaatacagtttgccattctccgctgtcaaaccatagttatccaCAGCGACAGTCGGTCATACGTTACCTTCATAACCCGAACTTACATCTTGTCAAGGACTTGTCACTCCAGCACCAGTCCCCGTACATATATGGCTCATATGTCCGGTATGTAAAGTCACCCCgcacaacactaaccaccttgtcACATGTCCCTTAAAACCTACTCACATACCACCCCTCTCCATCTGGACCCAacccacagtgcggccgattcccaaaaagctggccaaaagtcgaaaaaaaaagtttctagatagagtttttttgtctttgggttggctacagtaatgccttgagtagtgaaacccgttcatagcaacgtcctgtaccctaagtatcctctgtattttcagtcgcaacgtggccttcgtttgagcatcgtattactgtcgatgaatagtgaaagttgtacacatttgaaagattttgtaatggagtaaattgaacaaaaccaaatggaatcatcttcggaaggttagtaaaatacgagaaatctttagtacatatcaatacctcgacacaaaatttttagctgcagcaatacgtagatacattttttgcaattttttttataaaatttgagttttcaaactgctgctttgaaacctattaaaggttactcaaaaaagtaatggttactgaataaaacaagattcagctgctaccacttgctaatcagcgaccccgaaaacatataaatttacatgcatcttgattatgttctagaatatacactatttcacgtgagggggtggccaataggggtggaagggggtggattttcaaaattttaagatcaaattcgtaatcagcgaccccgacaacccccgagtaagaaattttgaatcaattacttaattttttgagttttggccagcttttcgggaatcggccgcactgtgcaacctgtcgaaacagcatgtttcctgggcctacctttagatgagccaggCGAATACGACCGATGATACatcctacactgacggggcttgtattactgctacaacaacaacaggaggTAAAAGAAAGTTTCCACTACAGTCGGAATGACACAGATGGCTCGTCTAAAGACAAGTAGCATAATTGATTTATTGCGATTCTACTTCAACTGTAGCTCCAACTTTGATCTTCTTTCGTTTTCCCATAAAATTTAACATAGAGATTGCCTGCTGAAGCATAAAATGTCATGAATGTTTGACTCACAAgcgcgttctttgaaaattaATCTTAGCCAACATTTGCAATTAGATAGTCGATTCTTCTTGTTGTAGCAGCCGTATTAGGTCTTGGATGGAATAGTATCGTACTAAGTGTTTGGAATGGGACCACGGAGGGTGGTGTTAGATGAGGATGAGTTGATTTCAGTGAGTGTATGAAAAGGTAATTATTTTCGTGCAAGATTTCTTAACATAAAATGCGACTGAAGTGAAAGTCTCTAACCGGGCATAAATAATTTTGGGTCATTCTGATAACGTAAAACTGATTGCAGTGAGTACGACAAACTCTTTCCGTGGTAGCTCTACGTAGCCTCCGTAATTAATTGATGGTCAAAACCTTTACATGTCAATCAGCAAAATAATAAAGCACCTCATTTTGTTTAAACCTGAGTTCAACATTTACCGAAATATAATACCGTTAGCAGAACTATTTACATCTTCAAGCCAATAGAGCCGAAGCGACCAGTATAACTGCGGCATTTATATCAATAGCATAATTcctgcaaagttttttttttttgttttgtaaattggCGTGACAAAACGTTAAAGCGGTTAATTCCAACAAAACCCAACGGAACAAgtgaattaaatttactttgcgTTTCCATCACAAAAACTTGATGAAACTGTTATTTACCACAACcgcttccttttttaatttctctcatAAGGAATTATATATAAACCGAAATGTGTGCATATTTCTCTattcacttaacaaaaattttatataaattacatTCCATTACTACATTATTGGCACTCTTTTTACACACTCGTAGATAACTTTTTACTCCTTCTCAatgtaaaacataaataaaatttaatgacattTTATGCACTACAGATTTCACTTACCCTGATGGTGATTCTGCATTCGGATGTAGTTGCATTGTTAAATCACCTAAACGACTAAACGCTTGTCCAGCGGCGGTAAAAATTTCGCCAACCTGCAAGACATTACCCAATATTAATACTCCAAACAATATAGCCGACCCACAAATGGATTCCCAGCGTTGAGGTGCGGCGTCGAGTGTAATTGTTTAGAAATacacttcaaaacaaaaaccgaaATAAATGTTGTCCGTCCCCAAAAACACCTCTGCATACCCCGGCCCGAAACGAATGATTTTAGTAGCTCATGAGCAAAATACGCGCGCCGAAAGCCAACCAAAAGGAAACAAGGCCGACAAACTGTGCCACAAAATTAATAGACGCCACAATTAGGGCAATGAAAGCCGACCTCCAACGCTGGAAATAAATGCCTAATGGGCAATTTTACTCACTTTCGTCGCCGAATTCATGGCGTATCCTTAACTTTACTCCTaagtatattttgtgaaaacaaaaaagtccgcttaaaaatttttttacaatgcaGTCGCTGTCAAAATTTGGCTATAGCAAACGTCAAATGTAATGGAGTCACGTAAGCTATTCAGCGCATCGCGCTACAGCGACATCTATCGGTTTGAAGTTGTAACCGCTAAATAATTTAGTAATAGTTTATCAAGAGAGAAAATGTGATCGGAAAATATTAATGGTTTAAGCACATTACAAGTGATGATTAAAAAAACATGTTGAGTAGTATTTTCAATTATCCGAATCCGTTAAATTTAGTGAAAGATTTGTGTGCCAATCAGCTGCACGGCAGTGGTGCCAAGTTTGATATATTTCTCATTCGCATCGTTGCCATATCTGAATATTCCCgtcgttttaataaattttcagaaTGTTTTTCCATACAGGTTATTAGCGCTTCTAAAacgttcttttaaaaatttgtggaaGTAACTACTTTTAAGTGCTCAAGCTTGGTGGGTGTGTAATGGTTCTTCGTTCTGATAATAAtcgcttaattttttaaatttttatgctacaaatattagcaaatattGTAATTAGCGGATCCTATAGCATGGAAAACTAGTAATTGTGAAATTCAAGAGAAATCTTTTGTCCAATTTGACTACAATGTTCAaagaaatttgcatttaatgtTCCATCAAGCAAAGCTGAATTGGACTCGTAGTGTTTTACcatctttaaataaaatatgtatttttaaacatatatttttaatttaccaattatttattttttacgaatGATTGTTTTGAAACCATAGGCATAGTATTTTCAAATGGATTTTTggcaaacgttttttttaattaatcaattttattaaaaacaaaattaatcatgagAGGAGTTTACTAAAGTTCTGAGAACTCGTTTTGGgagagaaaaattcaaaattgagaTGAAATTCTACTTTTCCTAGAAAACCGTATCCCAAGAATAATATAGAAGTATCAGCCATAGCTGACGGAACGCTCCCGATACCATTTGCAAAGTCATCGACTCTTGCTGTTACCTTAACCCCactattatttaatataatcaaAAGTTCGccaatagcaactagccaaaggAGAGACGAAAGAACACGACCATGCGGCACCACCCTGTGCGCAAATCTAGTGACTTTCGCCCCTGCTGTCACCGtaggttatgttaggttaggttgaagcgattGTCCACtgtaggacacactcaggctcatggcccattgtgatgccgcgtggggaactagccCTTATCCCTCCTGAGACCAATGtgttcttttcaaaaatttcttaagaTCCTTAATCGagatcttctaattcattaaagaattgtccgtccaaaatggcgagtctacgtttggatagagcaggacagtgacacagaaggtgcgggatcgtctcttcctcttcctcgtctagataacttctgcagaagtcatgtgtttgcacactcaTTCTCTGGGTgtgcctaccgattaggcagtgccccgtaataactgaaatcagtgtgttaagacttatatcttcttagtagaagttccgtgcgtttagcattgacaGTCGGCCACACctgtcgggcgattttgcaagtggcttcattacgccatctttcattcgctactcttacaattttctCACGGATACGTagtttacatgtttgcaagggtacacctatatgtactcatcagtcaatttggtaccgattttcgctagttcatcggctctgcagctcccctcaatgtcacaatggccacgaacccatgttatcattaaccttcctacggtcttcgggtcatttttgacccatttcaggaaaaaaattaagttttttcaagaaccaaattttttcaggGCTTGATGTTTCgtgactttttctaatttattatattttatataacaagcgtaaaattaaaaaagaaaaaataatttaggctCTGTCGCGTAGAAATTTTTATACGTCTACGACCctcgggtcaaatttgacccaacGTATAAATCAGAcgttatttgaattaaatttatttgctaattgCAAATTTTCGGCTCAGCGGTTGCATTGTATTATTTAATCTGCTTTTATTGAGTTCAcagtaaacataaatttaaaagcatGTGCTTTCTTTGGTTATTCGACTATTTATTTCGTAACGATGAGTGATAGTGAAAGTGAATTCTCTTTGGCCGCGTTTTCGGATGATGAGGAATCATGTTCTGAATTCGAAGATCATGTTGAGGTTGCAGATTCTTCCGACAGTGATTTTAGTGATGACGAAAATTCTCTTGTGCCTTCTGAAATGATGTCGCCAAAAAATGgtcaaataaacttttcaaaaccCCCTCTTGTAACAAGTGCCGGAAGAGCTTCAAGAGAAAATATTATCAGCTTGATTCCTGGACTAACGCGTTACTCGTGCTCACGAATTAccgaaaaagaaatttctagctttgaactattttttccacCTCATTTGATACGTACGATATTGACCTACACAAACATTGAGGGAAAACGAATATACGGTGAAGAATGGCTGGATATTAGTAGCTTTCAGAGGAAGATGTCCATTCTGCCAGTACATGCCAGCAAAGCCTGCAAAGTATGGAATCAAATTTTGGGTACTTTGTAATTCAACAACGAGCTTTCTTTGGAACATCCAACCTTACACTGGCAAGGCAATCGGAAGAACCCACGAAAAAAATCAAGGTATGCGTGTTGTTCTTGATTTGATTGAAGGGCTAAAAGGACATAACCTCAcaaccgacaattttttcacgtcttatcaattggcacaaaaattattggagaaaCGTATTACGATAGTAGGAACAA from Anastrepha ludens isolate Willacy chromosome 5, idAnaLude1.1, whole genome shotgun sequence includes these protein-coding regions:
- the LOC128864165 gene encoding basic-leucine zipper transcription factor A isoform X1; amino-acid sequence: MNSATKVGEIFTAAGQAFSRLGDLTMQLHPNAESPSGKWTDEEINMLHSSIIRFSDDLNKISLSIKNRTVSQIRQALKKKAFEDAGIPAKQVPVQQVQHVIQTVQQVPTQQTHVKQQTIQLNAIQQQHQTVNVITQQQQQQQHHQPQTQATTPQTVHIQHVQRILPVQGAQVSQQQHSQPTLTVPQSLQTSPKQIIIQQTSAATQIIQQPQTTTVTLQQFQQLQQQQKALLAVSAAPTMATVTENVVLQAATQPVVQSMQQQQSSQQQQHHQQTTTQQALVVGSSATAITAIAPTTVMVPAAGVVQTAVASGVTATTTAPQTTTSIALKSGPDVMMTLNRINTQEHEEECLPADVVKLDFASEEVTG
- the LOC128864165 gene encoding basic-leucine zipper transcription factor A isoform X2, producing the protein MNSATKVGEIFTAAGQAFSRLGDLTMQLHPNAESPSGSQIRQALKKKAFEDAGIPAKQVPVQQVQHVIQTVQQVPTQQTHVKQQTIQLNAIQQQHQTVNVITQQQQQQQHHQPQTQATTPQTVHIQHVQRILPVQGAQVSQQQHSQPTLTVPQSLQTSPKQIIIQQTSAATQIIQQPQTTTVTLQQFQQLQQQQKALLAVSAAPTMATVTENVVLQAATQPVVQSMQQQQSSQQQQHHQQTTTQQALVVGSSATAITAIAPTTVMVPAAGVVQTAVASGVTATTTAPQTTTSIALKSGPDVMMTLNRINTQEHEEECLPADVVKLDFASEEVTG